The Apium graveolens cultivar Ventura chromosome 6, ASM990537v1, whole genome shotgun sequence genome contains a region encoding:
- the LOC141668943 gene encoding DNA (cytosine-5)-methyltransferase DRM2-like, with the protein MDDRLQIPPIPPSTIQEALPSTKEWWPQWDDRTKLNCIVTRHASASDVQRINEELRNSGPDHPKNIRENVIRECKKRNLVWLGKNTVDFLQPVQIVAIMGFPEGHTRVACKTTQYKCLGNAFQVDTVAYHLSVLKKLFPKGIRVLSLFSGIGGAEVALHRLGIPLNFVV; encoded by the exons ATGGATGACAGGTTGCAGATTCCTCCTATCCCTCCCTCCACAATACAAGAAGCCCTTCCTTCCACAAAAGAATGGTGGCCGCAATGGGATGACAGAACCAAATTAAACTGCATTGTAACTCGTCATGCAAGTGCATCAGATGTACAGAGAATAAATGAAGAGCTTCGTAATTCAGGACCAGACCATCCCAAAAACATCAGAGAAAATGTGATCCGAGAATGCAAAAAGAGAAACTTGGTCTGGCTTGGTAAGAACACTGTTGATTTTCTTCAGCCTGTCCAAATAGTGGCAATAATGGGATTCCCTGAGGGCCATACAAGAGTAGCCTGCAAAACTACTCAATACAAATGCCTTGGAAATGCGTTTCAG GTTGACACAGTGGCCTATCATCTTTCTGTGTTAAAGAAATTGTTTCCCAAGGGCATCAGAGTCCTTTCATTGTTCTCTGGCATTGGTGGAGCGGAAGTTGCTCTACACCGTCTTGGAATACCACTGAACTTTGTTgtctag